Part of the Lolium rigidum isolate FL_2022 chromosome 6, APGP_CSIRO_Lrig_0.1, whole genome shotgun sequence genome, TACTAGTGTAAGATGATACTTCGCCACTTGGGGCTGGAACTCTCATGGTTCATGAGGAGCTACCACTACAGGAAACGGCGTAgatgccgacggccggctgccctcggcgtagccacgcctggccctcggcgtaggctacgccgacggcagccctcggcgtacctcGTCGGCGTCCACCTCCCTCGGCAGAGGTCACTGTGCCGTCGGCGTAGGGCTGGCCGTCGACGTACGCCTCCTACGACGATGGTGACGGACGACCCTCAGTGTAgatgccctcggcgtagcgtgcCGGCGACGCCGTTAACGGACGAGCCCCATACGCCGAGGGtactgccgtcggcgtagagctGCACATGGCACGCGGAGGGGACCGGAgggcctaaaccctaaacccatacgccgagggcttcACCCTTGGCATAGAGCTGCACGTGGCAAGCGGACGCTAGGCTAGGCCAgtggctatgccgacggcatagccCTGACACCATATGGTCATGCCATGAGGCTATGCCGATAGCTTTTCCCTCGGCGTAGCCCTgaccacaattttttttatttcgcCTGGCAGGTTTCCAACTTGTTTCACAGCCCCCAAATTTACCAAAATTCACCAAAATTCaccaaaatccccaaaattcaccgAAATAGCATATAATTCACATAATAGCATACATAGTGCACATAATAGCATTCACATATCCAAATACATAGTACTAGCTAGTAGTAGCTAGCAGGCTCTTACGAAGTAGTTGGTTAAGATGTCAGCTAGGGAATTGTTCTTGTTAGAATTTCTAGGCCTGTGCAAGCGAAGCGGTTTGATCCCGGTAGCTAACTGGACTTGGCGTAGGGATGACTTGCCTAGTGAGATAACATGAATTACTGAGTGACGGCTACCTCCACTCATCCAAAATCCTTGTCCCAAAATAACAACGCCCGCGTGCAACGGCTTTGGAGTCAAAGTGTCATCACCAGCCAGGTCTTTGTCCCGAAAGGGCGCCGCTTGGGCCACAGGTCAATCGAAACATCCAGGGTTTGTTTGGGTGTCCATAGGGAATCACCTTCAAATCGATTTAAAGTGGGCTTAAAAGTGGATGAAAATTGGATGAAAAATAAGTGCAATAACTTAATTATCAAATGCCAGGCTTATACCATTACGACTTGTTGAGCTAATTTATGATTTCGTGCTGAACCTGGTAAACGAACAAATAGGTGATCTTTCCGGAAATGTGAAACAAAAGTTTTTTCCTCGCATCTCGGTCATTTTTACTTTTTCGTTATTTCGTAAACCCCAGGGTATGATACCCTTTAGCTTCACAGTGACAAGTCATTTTCTCATTAGGGCACTACGTTTTTGGATATAATTGGTGTCTTCGCGATATTGATATATTCTTTttatagaaaaaaaaactgcaaatCGTGTCCCCAGATCTTTTCTCCAGTCTCCAAAACTACCACAAATTCTGAAATTGGACACCAATTCGTTATAGGATCTATCAAATCTGGAAATTGGAAACACAAATCCACCGCTCCCTCCGGCCGGACAGCTACGCGGCTGCGCCGGCGCTGAGCATGGCCGCGCCGCTCGCGCGTATGCCGCCGCTCCAGGCACCCAGCCGGGCATGCCCCGCCTCccggaccctcccgcgccgccacctccggccgtCGGTGTCCTTCACCGCCGCGGCCGTCCCAGGAGGCGTGAGCGGGCCCGTGCTCCGCACCTGCAAGAATTGCAAGAAGCAGTACGACCCGGCGGCAAACCACGCATCATCCTGCCGCCACCACACGGCCCACTTTGGAGGTCACAAATCTTATTTCTCTTTTACCGCTACCTTCTCATCTTCACACTCAGTAGTCAGTCAGTGGTGAGTATGCGTCTATGAAACATGCCCTGTTTGCTCACGGTCTTGTCGATTTCTAACTATGATAGACAGGCAATCGGTAGCCGTACATCTGATCCTGACGAGAAGTTCGTTCAACTCTGTCTACTTATTATTATCTTGTGAAAATTGCTTTCCCAAGGCTCAGGATCGGCTCATTTCGCCTGAACGAAATGTCGATCTTGTTCTGTTCAAATGTGGGCAGCTTTAGCTGGTCTTTTATCTTCTTGAGATATCTAGCATTTTTCATGTACAATTGCTTTGACTTTTGATCTGTgaattgtggttactttgttgatTCTGGTACACTGAATTCGCCAATAACTCTTACCATTTTAATTACAAAGGTGTACCAATCTAGTAATTCTCTTTTCCTCAAGGCGTCACCCATTACATTCTTTCATAAAACTAAGTTGCTGATTTCTGGAATTCCAGgggaaacaaagagaaaatttgAAAGCGTCCATGTCGGTGGGACCATGGATACTCCGGGTGCAGGCAAAGTGCTCCAGTACTGGCATTGTTGTGGGTCGGAAAATCCATTTGATGTTGGTTGTACTGCTGCTCCTCACTCTTCATACGATGATTGAATGCCTGGCTCTTATTTGTCCACTGGGCTCTTGCCATTCTGCTATTGTTTTACATGAATAGTTTGCCACATATTGCTTATTTTGCATTTATGTCTGAAAATGGCAGGAGCGGCCAACATGATTTCCTTTTTAGCTTCTTATATTATGTGTATTTGGATGTTCCATGAATGAGTTTTTCTACTTTTCTAAAAAGCTAAAATACTTTTTATTACCTGACGTTCCTTCTTTTTACTTGAAATCGAATGTTCTCTTGGTAAATCTATATCCATTATCTTGTTTTTTTTGGTAGGAAATGCTTGCTTGAAGCATTGCTATATTATGAAAAAATAACTGTAGTTGGAAGCTTGTAGCACTAAGGCTTACCAAGAAGATTATCATCTGAAGCATTGTTTCAATGACATATATGTCCAGCAGTATTAACTGCACACAACGGCGATGCCAGTAGAAACATTTACAAGGTTACCACGACCTACAATTCCAGTGTAGTCATACCTACCATCACTTAACTAGGAAGTAACAAAAACAGAGTTTTTGAAGTCCATTGCATTATAAACACACATGAAATCGAAATCGGCTCATTTAAGCTACATTTTCAACCTTTTTCAAGATCAGCTTATCATAGCAATTAAATCTAGTACTAGGAAACGTTGGAGGAAGCGAGGCGAAAAATTGGAAAACTATTAATAGTAAATGATTATTTCCTGTACAAAATCCATATCAGTTATGGATAAATGGTCATGTTCTTATCATGCTTTTCTTGGATCTACTCTTAGCATCATCGGGACAAAGAGGACAATATGCAGTCTACATGGAAATTTTGCAACATGTTCATGCACTTTTTCATAGTAAACAATCCATTAGGTACAGCAAAAATTCCAGTGTACATCGCCATTACTATACCCCTCACAGTAAAAGGAAGGATGCAGGAACAAATAAGATAGCTCCGAGTACTCCTCATGCCCAAGCAGGAACGGACTGTGTTCTATTCAAAGGAGCCGAAACTTCCAGGCCGCGAGACATAATTAGAAGGCAAAACATAATCAGAAGCGTGGAACCTGGATAGTACCTGGCATGgaggagaaactaaaatcaaTTGATCCAAAAGTGTTTGTTTATCAATCTGTTGATACGCGAGCAAGTAGACCTGTGGGTGTCTGAACCGTCTTTATGTGACCAGACCCGATAAGATCTCCGAGGTGGAAGCCGGCTCATGAAGTGGACAAATCAAAAAAACAATAGACGAGAGCTGACGCTGGGTATCAGTTGGTCTTGTAATTTCAAGAACTATAACTCATTTAGTACTTCATTGTTCACCCCCTACCTGGCGTCCCAAAGAAGCTGTTGCTcgtggtgctcacctcattttccCTCACTTCCTTGACTCTCATGTTTTTGTTTTCCTCCAGTATTTCATGTAGTCTGAACTTTAGAAAACATAGGCGAATATGAATCCATTTCACGCTTGCTTTTATATCCTAGGACATGGGTATATATAATATATTGAACATCTCTAGTCTTGGTTAGCTCTTACGAAACAAACATATTGCCAACATGGGAGATGTGTTGAGCAGGGCATTCAGTAAGTGTTTATCATGTCATTTTCATCGTGTGAGCAGGCGGCAAAATAATGTGATAATCTACTTGCATGTTAGGTTCTGATCTCTCGCCCAAAATAAAATGAAGGGAAATGTTTCGTTTCATTAGATGAAACTCGCATCAAAGGAGTGGGGAGAAGTTCTTAGATGAGTCAGTGGTTCAGCACAAATAGCATTATCATGAATGATCCAAAGTAACCAACTTTCGCTCATACCAACCATCACTTGACTAGTAAGTAAAAAAACAGAGTTGTCCAAGTCCATTGCATTATAAGCACCCGTGAAATGGAAATCAGCTCGGTTCAGCTAAGTTTTCAACTCATTTTCAAGATCAGCATGCTATAGCAACGAAATCTAGTATTAGTATTTACCTGGGTTccgaaatataagcctttttaggaAGCTAATAAATCAGCTTACCAAAAAGACTTACATTTGGGAACGGGGGCAGTAGAAAACATTGGAGGTGAGACATAAAACTGGGAATTATTAATTGTGAATGATTGTTTCCTATACAAAATCCACATCAATTCTGGATAAATTGCCATGTTCTTATTTGTGATCTTAGATCTGCTCCTACAAAAGGTAGCAGTCTTAACATAATCAGGGCAAAGAGGATACTTATGTGCACGCACACCAACTTCAGCTCCTTAATTTCAAATTTAGGCACATTAATCAGATCAAGAATACCTctcacagaaaaagaaaaaaagaatgcAGGAACCAATAAGATATGTCCAAgtactcctgacgtcaaaagaAGCCAAAATCGCCATAACATAAAACATAATCAGAAGCACAAAAGCTGGGTAGTACCCAGCAAGGAAGAGAAACTAAGATTAATTGATCCAAAACTGTTTGATTATCAATCTGTTGATACACGAGCAAGTAAGCCGGTGGGTGTCTGAACCGTCTTTATGTGACCAGACCCGATAAGATCGCGGAGGTGGAACCGCACGTCTAGAGGCGATGACCTCAACCTCGTCTTCTCCAGGGAAGACACTAGCATCTCCTTGTACTTCCGACGGTTCAGTAATGAAAGAACTTCCTTCCTCCCCTGCTCACCATAACCACATATGTCAGTCTTATTGACAGAGAAATTGCAA contains:
- the LOC124660390 gene encoding uncharacterized protein LOC124660390; protein product: MAAPLARMPPLQAPSRACPASRTLPRRHLRPSVSFTAAAVPGGVSGPVLRTCKNCKKQYDPAANHASSCRHHTAHFGGETKRKFESVHVGGTMDTPGAGKVLQYWHCCGSENPFDVGCTAAPHSSYDD